One genomic window of Marinobacter adhaerens HP15 includes the following:
- the ppc gene encoding phosphoenolpyruvate carboxylase, with product MTELHPELRENVRMLGELLGQSIRRYPGQECYELIEEIRAAAKSDRRQESGSGQRLVNLLRKLSDDELLPVTRAFNQFLNLANLAEQYHGIRRKRGHQSDLMVESLGEVFERLKQGDVTPEELHQRVADLRIEFVLTAHPTEVARRTLIMKYDEMSDCLARLDHDDLMPAEREEIVNRLSQLVTEAWHTDEIRQERPTAVDEAKWGFAVIENSLWQALPQFLRSLDTSLEDATGKGLPLQASPIRIASWMGGDRDGNPNVTHKVTRRVFLLGRWMAADLYLRDIQALRAELSMWQASDELKAVVGDSREPYRHVLAELRERLIRTRDWAEASVNGETADANGILFENEDFTGPLELCYRSLVECGLEDIANGPLLDTIRRAHTFGLPLIRLDIRQEASRHAEAVAEMVDYLGLGDYLSWSEQERQAFLVKELQGRRPLVPRNWEPSESVGEVLATCEVVAQQTPEALGSYVISMASKPSDVLSVILLLRESGMKFPMRVVPLFETLDDLRGAPDSMSALYEVEWYREYCQGRQEVMIGYSDSSKDAGQLMAAWAQYQAQEKLTHVARQYGVHLTLFHGRGGTVGRGGGPANRAILSQPPGSVNGSFRITEQGEMIRFKFGLPRLAVQSLTLYTTAVIEATLAPPPQPEDSWRETMDWLTERSLKAYRDVVRENPDFVPYFRQVTPEQALGKLALGSRPARRKATGGVESLRAIPWIFAWTQMRLMLPSWLGSDVALEEAARDHRLPVLREMMQGWPFFRTYVDMLEMVLAKADLRIASYYEQTLLDDDRLKALGESLRVRLQGCIERLLELKEQTDLLEGEPVFAHSMRVRNPYTDPLHYLQAELLRRDRESEGKGEVPELVERALKVTMAGIAAGMRNTG from the coding sequence GTGACTGAGCTACATCCCGAACTCCGAGAAAACGTACGAATGCTGGGTGAACTTCTGGGCCAGAGCATACGGCGGTATCCCGGACAGGAATGCTACGAGCTGATTGAGGAAATCCGGGCGGCTGCCAAGTCCGACCGTCGCCAGGAAAGCGGGTCCGGCCAGCGACTGGTCAATCTGCTGCGCAAGTTGAGCGATGATGAGCTGCTTCCGGTGACCCGTGCTTTCAACCAGTTCCTGAACCTGGCCAACCTTGCCGAGCAGTACCATGGTATTCGTCGCAAACGCGGGCACCAGTCTGACCTGATGGTCGAATCGCTCGGGGAGGTGTTTGAGCGGCTCAAGCAAGGTGATGTCACGCCGGAGGAACTGCATCAGAGGGTGGCGGATCTGCGAATTGAGTTTGTGCTCACGGCCCACCCCACTGAGGTGGCGCGTCGCACCCTTATTATGAAATACGACGAGATGTCGGACTGCCTGGCGCGTCTGGACCATGACGACCTCATGCCCGCTGAACGGGAGGAAATCGTCAATCGCCTGTCTCAGCTGGTTACTGAAGCCTGGCACACCGACGAGATTCGTCAGGAGCGACCAACCGCAGTGGATGAGGCCAAATGGGGCTTTGCGGTCATTGAAAACAGTCTGTGGCAGGCCCTGCCACAGTTTCTGAGGAGCCTGGATACGTCGCTGGAAGACGCGACCGGAAAGGGCCTTCCCCTGCAGGCATCCCCCATCCGCATTGCATCCTGGATGGGCGGTGATCGTGATGGCAATCCGAATGTCACCCACAAGGTGACCCGCCGGGTCTTCCTGCTTGGCCGCTGGATGGCAGCGGATCTCTATCTTCGTGATATTCAGGCGCTGCGGGCCGAACTGTCCATGTGGCAGGCCAGCGACGAGCTCAAGGCCGTTGTTGGTGACTCCCGGGAACCCTACCGCCATGTGCTCGCCGAACTCCGTGAGCGGCTGATCAGAACCCGGGACTGGGCAGAGGCGAGCGTCAACGGCGAGACCGCGGATGCCAACGGTATTCTCTTTGAGAACGAGGATTTCACCGGTCCCCTGGAGCTCTGTTACCGATCCCTGGTTGAGTGCGGACTCGAGGACATCGCCAATGGTCCGCTGCTGGATACCATCCGCCGGGCGCATACTTTTGGCCTGCCTTTGATTCGTCTGGACATCCGCCAGGAGGCCAGCCGCCACGCGGAGGCGGTTGCCGAAATGGTCGATTATCTTGGCCTGGGGGATTATCTGTCCTGGTCAGAACAGGAACGCCAGGCATTCCTGGTGAAGGAACTTCAGGGCCGGCGCCCACTGGTCCCCCGAAATTGGGAGCCCTCCGAATCGGTCGGCGAGGTGCTGGCAACCTGTGAAGTGGTGGCGCAGCAAACGCCGGAAGCCCTCGGGTCCTATGTTATCTCCATGGCCAGCAAGCCCTCTGATGTATTGAGCGTGATTTTGCTGCTCAGGGAATCCGGAATGAAGTTTCCGATGCGGGTCGTGCCTCTGTTTGAGACCCTGGATGACCTGCGTGGTGCTCCAGACAGCATGTCTGCGCTGTACGAGGTTGAGTGGTATCGGGAGTATTGCCAGGGCAGGCAGGAAGTGATGATCGGTTATTCGGATTCCTCCAAGGATGCCGGCCAGCTGATGGCGGCCTGGGCCCAGTACCAGGCCCAAGAGAAACTTACCCATGTTGCCCGCCAGTATGGCGTACATCTGACCCTGTTCCACGGCCGGGGCGGTACCGTTGGCCGTGGCGGCGGACCAGCCAACAGGGCGATACTGTCCCAGCCGCCGGGCTCGGTAAACGGCAGTTTCCGGATTACCGAGCAGGGCGAAATGATCCGCTTCAAGTTCGGTTTGCCGAGGCTGGCGGTTCAGAGCCTGACGCTCTACACCACGGCGGTTATCGAAGCTACCCTGGCCCCGCCACCCCAGCCCGAAGACAGCTGGCGTGAAACCATGGACTGGCTTACCGAGCGGTCCTTGAAAGCCTACCGCGATGTGGTCCGGGAAAATCCCGACTTCGTGCCCTATTTCCGCCAGGTCACGCCGGAACAGGCGCTGGGGAAACTGGCACTCGGAAGTCGCCCGGCCCGGAGGAAGGCCACCGGTGGCGTGGAAAGCCTTCGGGCCATTCCGTGGATATTCGCCTGGACCCAGATGCGGCTGATGCTGCCCAGTTGGCTGGGCAGTGACGTGGCGCTTGAAGAGGCGGCCCGGGACCACCGGCTTCCGGTATTGCGTGAGATGATGCAGGGCTGGCCGTTCTTCCGTACCTATGTAGATATGCTGGAAATGGTGCTGGCCAAGGCAGACCTGCGCATCGCCAGCTATTATGAGCAGACGCTGCTGGACGATGATCGGTTGAAAGCCCTGGGGGAGAGTCTTCGCGTGCGCCTCCAGGGTTGTATCGAGCGACTTCTGGAACTCAAGGAGCAAACGGATCTGCTGGAGGGAGAACCCGTCTTTGCGCATTCGATGAGGGTGCGTAACCCATACACGGATCCGCTGCACTACCTTCAGGCCGAATTGCTACGGCGGGACCGGGAAAGTGAAGGCAAGGGCGAGGTGCCGGAACTGGTGGAAAGAGCACTGAAAGTCACCATGGCAGGTATCGCTGCGGGCATGCGGAATACTGGCTGA
- the relA gene encoding GTP diphosphokinase, translating to MVKVREDYAMTGDGQVDIEGWVNQIASQTHLDDADQFRLACEKAAEIDLQAFRQDRQWAPGSSSFRIGIEMAQVLAELHLDQASLVAAILYRAVREERVPLETIRKEFGDEVAGLINGVQQMAAISSIHHPLKGNVLGQSEGQLDNVRKMLVTMIDDVRVALIKLAERTCAIRAVKDAPEEKRMRVAREVFDIYAPLAHRLGIGHIKWELEDLSFRYLHGSAYKKIAKLLDEKRLDRDGYIKRVIETLQTELKAYGIEGELSGRAKHIYSIWRKMRRKGIDFSQVYDVRAVRILVPEVRDCYAALGIVHTLWRHIPNEFDDYIANPKENGYQSLHTAVIGPEGKVMEVQIRTHTMHEEAELGVCAHWLYKGMDKGNKSTGYDAKINWLRQVLEWQEELGDLSGLADHLKSDVASDRVYVFTPEGHVVDLPQGATPVDFAYRVHTEIGHACRGARVNSRIVPLTYPLKTGDQVFILTSNNPAPSRDWLNPSLGYIQTSRARAKVTHWFKQQDRGRNIVDGRAILEDEFRRLSLYDVDLGELARKVNYQSAEDMFAATGAGDLRPTHVANVAQQMLEPKSEQLDLKLSAQRRKPYDTESDIQILGVGKLKTQVAKCCKPLPGDAIGGYITVGRGVTVHRQDCLTFLNLREFEPNRIIEVSWGGRQAAVYPVDIEIEAYDRSGLLRDITQVLSASKSDVLSLNTLSNKDENTATMTVTVEISSLEQLARLLAQIRNLPNIIDVRRKRG from the coding sequence ATGGTAAAAGTTCGCGAAGACTACGCAATGACTGGCGATGGCCAGGTGGATATCGAGGGCTGGGTAAACCAGATAGCCTCGCAAACGCACCTGGACGACGCTGACCAGTTCCGGTTGGCCTGCGAAAAGGCAGCGGAAATCGATCTTCAGGCTTTCCGGCAGGATCGCCAGTGGGCACCTGGTTCCAGCAGCTTCCGGATTGGCATCGAGATGGCCCAGGTTCTGGCGGAGCTGCACCTGGATCAGGCCAGTCTGGTGGCGGCGATCCTTTATCGGGCCGTGCGTGAAGAGCGCGTTCCCCTGGAGACAATCCGCAAGGAATTTGGCGATGAGGTGGCAGGCCTGATCAACGGCGTGCAGCAGATGGCGGCCATCTCGTCCATCCACCACCCGCTGAAGGGTAACGTTCTGGGCCAGAGCGAAGGCCAACTGGACAACGTCCGGAAGATGCTCGTCACCATGATTGACGATGTCCGGGTTGCCCTGATCAAGCTGGCGGAGCGTACCTGCGCCATTCGGGCGGTAAAGGATGCTCCGGAAGAAAAGCGCATGCGCGTCGCCCGGGAAGTGTTTGATATCTACGCGCCCCTGGCCCACCGGCTCGGCATTGGTCACATCAAGTGGGAGCTGGAAGATCTTTCTTTCCGGTACCTGCATGGTTCCGCCTACAAAAAGATCGCCAAACTGCTGGACGAAAAGCGCCTGGATCGCGACGGTTACATCAAGCGGGTAATTGAGACCCTGCAGACCGAACTGAAAGCCTATGGCATTGAGGGCGAGCTGTCCGGACGTGCCAAGCACATCTACAGCATCTGGCGAAAGATGCGCCGCAAGGGCATCGACTTTTCCCAGGTTTACGATGTTCGCGCCGTACGTATCCTGGTTCCGGAGGTTCGCGACTGTTACGCCGCACTGGGTATTGTCCACACGCTGTGGCGCCACATCCCCAATGAGTTCGACGATTACATTGCCAACCCGAAGGAAAACGGTTACCAGTCCCTGCATACCGCCGTGATCGGGCCCGAGGGCAAGGTCATGGAAGTGCAGATCCGAACCCACACCATGCATGAGGAGGCGGAACTGGGCGTTTGTGCCCACTGGTTGTACAAGGGCATGGACAAAGGCAACAAGTCGACGGGCTACGATGCCAAGATCAACTGGCTGCGCCAGGTTCTGGAGTGGCAGGAGGAGTTGGGCGACCTGTCCGGGCTGGCCGACCACCTGAAATCCGATGTCGCATCGGATCGGGTGTATGTATTCACACCCGAGGGCCACGTGGTGGATCTGCCCCAGGGGGCAACGCCGGTGGATTTCGCCTACCGGGTTCACACGGAGATCGGCCACGCCTGCCGCGGTGCGCGGGTGAACAGCCGAATCGTTCCGCTGACCTATCCACTGAAAACCGGCGATCAGGTGTTTATCCTGACCTCCAACAATCCGGCCCCAAGCCGCGACTGGCTGAACCCGAGCCTTGGTTACATTCAGACTTCCAGGGCGCGCGCCAAAGTAACCCACTGGTTCAAACAGCAGGATCGTGGTCGCAATATCGTTGACGGTCGTGCCATTCTCGAGGACGAGTTCAGGCGTCTGTCCCTGTACGATGTAGATCTTGGTGAGCTTGCCAGGAAGGTTAATTATCAAAGTGCGGAGGACATGTTTGCAGCTACTGGAGCCGGTGACCTTCGCCCCACGCATGTCGCCAATGTGGCCCAGCAGATGCTGGAGCCCAAGTCCGAACAACTGGATCTGAAACTCAGCGCCCAGCGCCGCAAGCCCTACGATACGGAATCAGACATCCAGATCCTGGGCGTCGGAAAGCTCAAGACTCAGGTGGCGAAATGTTGCAAGCCGCTGCCCGGAGACGCGATCGGTGGCTACATCACGGTTGGCCGTGGGGTTACGGTCCATCGCCAGGACTGCCTGACGTTCCTGAATCTGCGTGAGTTCGAGCCCAACCGGATTATTGAGGTCAGCTGGGGTGGCCGGCAGGCTGCTGTTTATCCTGTCGACATTGAAATTGAAGCCTATGACCGATCCGGGCTGCTGAGAGATATTACCCAGGTGTTGTCGGCCTCCAAGAGTGATGTGCTGTCACTGAATACCCTGAGCAACAAGGACGAGAACACGGCTACCATGACCGTGACGGTGGAAATTTCCAGTCTGGAGCAGTTGGCGCGGTTGCTGGCGCAGATTCGCAACCTGCCCAATATCATTGATGTAAGGCGTAAACGCGGATGA
- the cysM gene encoding cysteine synthase CysM, whose amino-acid sequence MHFPTIEDYVGHTPLVRLQRLPGETSNVILAKLEGNNPAGSVKDRPAISMIQEAERRGDIKPGDTLIEATSGNTGIALAMAAAIKGYRMVLIMPANMSEERRASMRAYGAEIVTVTREEGMETARDLALKMQAEGKGTVLDQFSNQDNPLAHYRTTGPEIWEQTGGRVTHFVSSMGTTGTIMGVSRYLKERNPDIRIIGLQPKEGASIPGIRRWPEAYLPKIYDAARVDQVLDVGQEEAETTMRALASEEGIFCGVSSGGSIAAALKLSQQVENAIIVAIICDRGDRYLSTGVFPGA is encoded by the coding sequence ATGCATTTTCCCACCATTGAAGATTATGTCGGGCACACCCCTCTGGTTCGCCTGCAGCGTCTCCCCGGTGAGACGAGTAACGTGATTCTGGCCAAGCTGGAGGGCAACAACCCTGCCGGCTCGGTTAAGGATCGCCCGGCCATCAGCATGATTCAGGAAGCGGAGCGCCGGGGCGACATCAAGCCAGGGGATACCCTGATTGAGGCGACCAGCGGCAACACCGGCATCGCTCTGGCCATGGCGGCGGCGATCAAGGGATACCGCATGGTGCTCATCATGCCCGCGAACATGAGTGAGGAGCGCCGGGCATCCATGCGCGCCTATGGTGCGGAGATTGTCACGGTCACCAGGGAAGAAGGCATGGAAACGGCCCGTGACCTGGCCCTCAAGATGCAGGCGGAAGGCAAGGGTACCGTGCTGGACCAGTTCAGCAACCAGGACAACCCCCTGGCGCACTACCGTACCACCGGCCCGGAAATCTGGGAGCAGACCGGTGGGCGGGTTACCCATTTTGTCAGCTCCATGGGCACCACCGGCACCATTATGGGGGTGTCGCGCTACCTCAAGGAGCGCAACCCGGATATCCGCATCATCGGTTTGCAGCCAAAAGAGGGCGCCTCGATCCCCGGTATCCGGCGCTGGCCTGAAGCTTACCTGCCGAAAATCTACGACGCGGCCCGCGTCGACCAGGTGCTGGACGTAGGTCAGGAAGAAGCAGAGACCACGATGAGGGCCCTGGCTTCCGAAGAGGGCATTTTCTGTGGCGTATCCTCCGGCGGTTCGATTGCAGCCGCGCTCAAGCTCTCCCAGCAGGTTGAAAACGCCATCATCGTGGCCATTATCTGTGACCGCGGCGACCGCTATCTTTCCACCGGTGTGTTCCCCGGCGCCTGA
- a CDS encoding ATP-binding protein, with the protein MRRWGIRKKVLVVTLVPTLLTTLMLGLFFTYSWVNNIESLLKDRGESLSRQLAAGSEYGLFTANRSLLSSLSNALLEEQDVRSITFFGSDGSRLLHTGPGSSETVQATELTAEHATRISRENSTRFITPVFLQDLMIESMLDPDARQSMSNLREPLGWVVVEMSHIRTEKETYKALLISLLLILGGVILSMAIALRLSRAFTNPVFELNEAVARLKEGKLDTRVYTGAGPEFEQLESGLNAMAEELSKAQAEMQQNIDQATEDLRETLETIEIQNIELDFARKEALEASRIKSEFLANMSHEIRTPLNGIIGFTELLLKSPLPRQQRDHLSTIRKSSEILLTIINDILDFSKIEAGKLILDRVPFQLRDIVEEVMVMLAPAAHAKNLDLVPLVYNDVPDNIMGDPLRVKQVITNLVNNAIKFTQTGEVVLRASLEEEEADTNRVTLRLSITDSGVGLSRAQQQSLFNAFSQADASTARQYGGTGLGLAISKRLVEEMGGKIGLESELGKGSTFWFTLTSELATSGEAIAPRDALRGERVIYLEQQKTTGLAVEHLLRDWGMVVDRVASPGALQEHIEEAQKSQAGYAVAILGITRHLLNSSQYCGLVRTLEIERDCRTLLLTPTLETHDTPLSGLASGHLTKPVCRDSLYDELLLLVHGINSGGRVPEYEISANRATTANVPRVLAVDDNDANLKLVMTLLEDCQLDAESASSGFEALSKARQKPFDLVFMDLQMPGMDGVETTARLREMDTGNHRTPIIALTAHALADEQERLTKQGFDGYMPKPISSGQLNDIIHEYTGYVCPKNGSDGRLPVPEVRDTRRALRPSTRKMQQDCVSVDESIQLAAGKADLAEELFSMLLEQVHVDRGRISELWASHSMDELLECVHKLHGATRYCGVPELRAAANHLETAIKCSAPDLEHQKDQLLSAMERLQIWSDQTDWQQLFRERHEAAETT; encoded by the coding sequence ATGCGACGTTGGGGCATTCGCAAGAAAGTGTTGGTGGTAACGCTGGTTCCCACCCTGCTGACCACCCTGATGCTGGGGCTGTTCTTCACCTACAGCTGGGTTAACAATATAGAAAGCCTGCTGAAGGATCGGGGCGAATCACTCTCCCGTCAGCTCGCCGCCGGTTCCGAATATGGCCTGTTTACCGCCAATCGCAGCCTGCTCAGCAGCCTCTCCAATGCCCTTCTGGAAGAGCAGGACGTCCGCTCCATCACGTTCTTTGGCAGCGACGGCTCCCGACTTCTCCATACCGGGCCGGGTAGCTCCGAGACCGTGCAAGCCACTGAACTCACTGCCGAGCACGCAACCCGGATATCCCGGGAAAACAGCACCCGCTTCATTACCCCCGTTTTTCTCCAGGATCTGATGATCGAGAGCATGCTGGACCCGGATGCTCGCCAGTCGATGTCGAATCTGCGGGAGCCTCTGGGCTGGGTAGTTGTGGAAATGTCCCATATCCGCACGGAAAAAGAGACCTACAAAGCCCTGCTGATCTCGCTGCTGCTGATTCTCGGCGGCGTGATTCTGAGCATGGCCATTGCGCTGCGGCTGAGCCGGGCGTTCACCAATCCGGTGTTCGAACTCAACGAAGCCGTAGCCAGGCTCAAGGAAGGTAAGCTGGATACCCGCGTCTATACCGGCGCAGGCCCTGAGTTCGAGCAACTGGAATCCGGCCTTAATGCCATGGCGGAGGAGCTGAGCAAGGCCCAGGCTGAAATGCAGCAGAACATTGATCAGGCCACCGAAGATCTGCGGGAAACGCTGGAGACCATCGAAATCCAGAACATCGAGCTCGATTTCGCTCGAAAAGAAGCACTCGAGGCCAGTCGGATCAAATCCGAGTTCCTGGCCAACATGTCCCACGAAATCCGCACACCGCTGAACGGCATCATAGGTTTCACCGAACTGCTCCTGAAGAGTCCGCTGCCACGCCAGCAACGGGACCACCTGAGCACCATCAGGAAATCGTCGGAGATCCTGCTCACTATCATCAACGACATCCTCGATTTCTCGAAGATTGAGGCCGGCAAGCTGATCCTCGACCGGGTACCGTTCCAGTTACGAGATATCGTCGAGGAAGTCATGGTCATGCTGGCGCCAGCGGCACACGCCAAGAATCTCGATCTGGTGCCACTGGTCTATAACGATGTGCCGGACAACATCATGGGCGATCCCCTGCGGGTCAAACAGGTGATCACCAACCTGGTCAACAACGCCATCAAGTTCACCCAGACCGGTGAGGTGGTCCTGCGGGCGAGCCTGGAAGAGGAAGAAGCTGACACCAACCGCGTTACCCTGCGCCTGAGCATTACCGATTCCGGCGTGGGCCTGTCCCGGGCCCAACAGCAATCCCTGTTCAACGCCTTCAGCCAGGCCGATGCCTCCACCGCCCGTCAATATGGTGGCACCGGCCTTGGGCTGGCCATCTCGAAGCGTCTGGTGGAAGAAATGGGGGGCAAGATCGGGCTCGAAAGCGAGCTGGGTAAAGGCTCCACCTTCTGGTTTACCCTCACCTCGGAGCTTGCCACCAGCGGTGAAGCCATTGCCCCAAGGGATGCCCTGAGAGGGGAAAGGGTCATTTACCTGGAGCAACAGAAAACCACCGGGCTGGCCGTGGAACACCTGTTAAGGGACTGGGGCATGGTGGTCGACCGGGTAGCGTCACCGGGCGCCCTGCAGGAACACATTGAAGAGGCCCAGAAAAGCCAGGCGGGCTATGCCGTAGCGATTCTGGGCATCACCCGACACCTTCTCAATTCCAGCCAGTACTGCGGGCTTGTCCGTACCCTCGAGATTGAACGGGATTGCCGGACACTGCTATTGACCCCCACCCTTGAAACCCACGACACACCGCTATCGGGACTTGCCAGCGGCCACCTCACCAAACCGGTGTGCCGGGATTCCCTGTACGATGAGCTTTTGCTGCTGGTGCACGGCATCAATTCCGGCGGGCGGGTCCCCGAGTACGAGATTTCCGCCAACCGTGCAACGACCGCCAATGTGCCGAGAGTGCTGGCCGTGGACGATAACGATGCCAACCTCAAGCTCGTGATGACACTGCTCGAAGACTGCCAACTGGATGCCGAAAGCGCTTCCAGCGGCTTTGAAGCCCTGAGCAAGGCCAGACAGAAACCCTTCGACTTGGTCTTCATGGACCTTCAGATGCCCGGCATGGACGGGGTGGAAACCACTGCAAGGCTGAGGGAGATGGATACCGGCAATCACCGGACCCCGATCATTGCGTTGACTGCGCATGCCCTGGCAGACGAGCAGGAACGACTGACAAAGCAGGGCTTCGATGGCTACATGCCCAAACCCATCAGCAGTGGCCAGCTCAACGACATCATTCATGAGTACACCGGCTACGTGTGCCCGAAGAACGGCAGCGACGGCCGGCTTCCCGTTCCGGAAGTTCGCGACACCCGTCGGGCGCTCCGGCCTTCAACACGCAAAATGCAGCAGGACTGCGTCAGCGTGGACGAAAGCATCCAACTGGCCGCCGGCAAGGCGGACCTGGCCGAAGAGCTGTTCAGCATGCTGCTGGAGCAGGTACATGTGGATCGCGGGCGGATTTCGGAACTCTGGGCCAGCCACAGCATGGATGAGCTACTGGAATGTGTTCACAAGCTCCATGGCGCTACCCGCTACTGCGGCGTACCGGAACTGAGAGCCGCAGCCAACCATCTGGAAACGGCCATCAAATGCTCTGCTCCGGATCTGGAGCACCAGAAAGACCAGCTGCTCTCGGCCATGGAGCGCCTGCAGATCTGGAGCGACCAGACCGATTGGCAGCAGCTGTTCCGGGAACGCCATGAGGCCGCCGAAACGACCTGA
- the mazG gene encoding nucleoside triphosphate pyrophosphohydrolase — MSYTIEDLKTLMARLRDPETGCPWDTRQSYRTIVPHTLEEAYEVADAIEREDYPHLKDELGDLLFQVIFYTQLGREDGHFDFDGVVDHLVRKLVRRHPHVFPEGTLESSIDPDNRPDEAWIKESWERIKAEERAMKPAPEASAPVSRLDGIARTLPAMARAEKLQKRAARHGFDWPNVGPVFDKLHEEIDELKEAWEAAQTGAGDPDAVEDELGDLLFVCVNLARFMKVNPEQALNRTNHKFDARFRAIERVLEREGRDMDEESLEALDAVWQAVKGVERGENEH, encoded by the coding sequence ATGAGCTATACCATCGAGGATCTGAAAACCCTGATGGCCAGGCTTCGGGATCCGGAGACGGGCTGTCCATGGGATACCAGGCAATCCTACAGGACCATCGTGCCGCACACGCTGGAGGAGGCCTACGAAGTCGCCGATGCCATTGAGCGAGAGGATTACCCGCATCTGAAAGACGAGCTGGGGGACCTGCTGTTCCAGGTCATTTTCTACACCCAGCTTGGTCGGGAAGATGGCCATTTCGATTTTGACGGTGTGGTCGATCATCTGGTGCGCAAACTGGTAAGGCGGCATCCACACGTTTTTCCGGAAGGGACCCTGGAAAGCAGCATTGATCCGGATAATCGGCCGGATGAGGCCTGGATCAAGGAAAGCTGGGAGCGCATCAAGGCCGAGGAGCGGGCAATGAAGCCGGCACCGGAAGCCAGCGCCCCAGTAAGTCGGCTTGACGGCATTGCCCGGACCCTGCCTGCAATGGCTCGGGCCGAGAAGCTCCAGAAACGGGCAGCCAGGCACGGTTTCGACTGGCCAAATGTTGGCCCGGTTTTCGACAAACTTCACGAGGAAATCGACGAGCTCAAGGAGGCGTGGGAAGCCGCACAGACGGGCGCCGGTGATCCCGATGCCGTTGAAGATGAGCTCGGCGATCTCCTGTTCGTCTGTGTGAACCTGGCACGGTTCATGAAGGTTAACCCAGAGCAGGCACTCAATCGAACCAACCATAAATTCGACGCCCGGTTCCGGGCGATTGAACGTGTGCTGGAACGGGAGGGCCGCGATATGGACGAAGAATCTCTGGAGGCGCTGGATGCCGTGTGGCAGGCGGTGAAAGGCGTGGAGCGGGGAGAGAACGAGCACTGA
- the rlmD gene encoding 23S rRNA (uracil(1939)-C(5))-methyltransferase RlmD — protein sequence MSRRRRKVLPKEPVRCEIETLSHDGRGIARQDGKTQFVDGALPGETVMAKVVSSRSKFDELRTEEVLDAAPGRQTPPCEFADLCGGCSLQHMSGDAQIEFKENTLREHFAHFGGIEPEEWIAPLRSEESLGYRRKARLGVRYVKARESVLVGFREKRNSFLTDIDRCVVLDPRIGERILPLRNMLHDLEAYSRIPQVEIACGDDVAVMVFRNMDELSVGDREKLIAFGQAHELHIYLQPKGPDTVHRIWPESAGRDEERLSYRLDEFDLTMRFHPMDFTQVNAGINRAMVHRAVEWLDVQPGERVLDLFCGLGNFTLPLATRGGQVVGVEGDETMVVRGRENAELNGLDNVAFHGADLHGDFTGQSWAKEGFDKILIDPPRSGAEEICKYLTAFGAQKIVYVSCNPATLARDAGVMVRNGYRLVRAGVMDMFPHTTHVESIALFEKDSG from the coding sequence ATGAGCAGACGACGCAGGAAGGTTCTTCCAAAAGAGCCCGTGCGCTGTGAGATTGAAACCCTGAGCCATGATGGCCGGGGTATTGCCCGTCAGGACGGCAAAACCCAATTTGTCGATGGCGCCCTGCCAGGCGAAACCGTGATGGCGAAAGTGGTGTCCAGTCGAAGCAAGTTCGATGAATTGCGTACCGAAGAGGTTCTGGACGCTGCCCCCGGTCGCCAGACTCCCCCCTGCGAGTTTGCCGACCTGTGTGGTGGTTGCAGCCTTCAGCACATGAGTGGCGATGCCCAGATCGAGTTCAAGGAAAACACCCTGCGGGAACATTTTGCCCATTTCGGGGGCATCGAGCCCGAGGAATGGATTGCCCCCCTGCGCTCGGAAGAGAGTCTGGGGTACCGTCGAAAGGCTCGCCTCGGGGTTCGTTACGTCAAGGCCCGGGAGTCTGTCCTGGTTGGCTTCCGGGAGAAACGCAACAGTTTCCTGACCGACATCGATCGATGCGTGGTGCTGGATCCGCGCATTGGCGAGCGGATATTGCCGCTGCGCAACATGCTTCACGATCTGGAGGCCTACAGCCGAATCCCTCAGGTGGAAATTGCCTGTGGCGACGACGTTGCCGTGATGGTGTTCCGTAACATGGATGAGCTGTCGGTTGGTGACCGGGAAAAACTCATCGCCTTTGGTCAGGCCCACGAATTGCATATTTACCTGCAGCCGAAAGGGCCCGACACCGTCCATCGGATCTGGCCCGAGTCAGCGGGCCGGGATGAGGAACGGCTGAGCTATCGACTGGATGAATTCGACCTGACCATGAGATTTCATCCCATGGACTTTACCCAGGTCAATGCAGGCATCAATCGCGCAATGGTACACAGGGCCGTGGAATGGCTGGATGTCCAGCCTGGCGAGCGAGTCCTGGATCTGTTCTGCGGTCTGGGGAATTTCACTCTGCCGCTGGCCACGCGAGGCGGGCAGGTTGTTGGCGTGGAAGGCGACGAGACCATGGTCGTACGGGGCCGGGAAAACGCGGAACTAAACGGTCTCGACAATGTCGCTTTTCACGGTGCCGACTTGCACGGTGACTTCACGGGCCAGAGCTGGGCCAAAGAAGGGTTCGACAAGATTCTGATTGATCCGCCCCGTTCCGGTGCCGAGGAGATCTGCAAGTACCTCACGGCCTTCGGGGCACAAAAGATAGTCTATGTCTCCTGCAACCCGGCCACCCTGGCGCGCGACGCAGGCGTAATGGTGCGCAACGGCTATCGACTGGTGCGCGCAGGTGTGATGGATATGTTCCCCCACACCACCCATGTGGAATCCATCGCGTTGTTTGAGAAGGATTCCGGCTGA